In the genome of Fulvivirga maritima, one region contains:
- a CDS encoding DUF6443 domain-containing protein, with protein MKLKLYRKFVFGLFIVIIFQSEILAQITTVQILGPTKVSQGDHVSYRVVFKDYEGRDVESPLNDYWDWTIWEEPNLSYDVYPQVVNTSNFKCEVIWGSPGLYELEFDIRMDNDLVYGNIEEIVRLKVNVEGGVPKPIVHVSNGGVVSNEDDVILSVDNYTYDSYQWMDYYGNPLVGANGSTFKTKQPGKYSVNVIKGDQNFTSQIKTVVDRSTIQEGMNYIVTNNIQVEGVTAPESDSMKILSVNENQVLINYFDGLGRPIQTVSKEASPMLKDIVQSMVYDEFGREAIKLLPYTSESNGYYNINDLDRTDPIGGGGDLYDFYLVQDKVAHSEYPFAMTKFDKSPLNLIMEQGSPGEAWQTTGSLMSFDHYPVVNNIHADKMEYETNKANEVWRWDYLEGNIGEFGSIMARGQEGADLFYDENQLFIKKVFDADLHQTIEYKNKQGQIVLKRTGLAHTFYVYDDFGNLRVVIQPEGVNRLFRENLRIPDKDFLDKWCFLYNYDKRNRMVGKKMPGSDWVYMVYDQRDRLVLTQDGNQRLHNQDINKNNQWSFTKYDAINRPIATGIYEDIENTSQAMMQASLNISIGSTYDWYEVFGGTIYGYTNNSFPTNVSASDYLTITYYDNYEFKSLYYFGSDFDYDPEQLINALSAQRTYSFPEEEFRRVKGKLTGGMSRLLGGEENEWVKSITYYDARYRIIQTIKNNLMQGFDVSSSIYDFSGKSIKTAISHSTDFNSIKIEKLYFYDHIGRLNEISHAIDNEPAILLVKNEYNELGELVDKRLHSDDNGLNFKQSIDYRYNIRGWLTSINNSELAMDDTNDESDDFWGMNLFYNYTKNGFEIPCFNGNLSGVKWKTKKDAERYAYGYQYDDMNRIVSAHFVKGKRYPDGHFEDEGLYNLEILPLGNDPSGYDLNGNILNLKRYGGKRNEPVAIDLLSYNYEGNKLLNVHDAATTEGGFTDGINTTDDYTYDANGNMTQDLNKGIVEITYNHLNLPAKVLKDDGQYIEYTYGAAGIKLAQEVYDSEGVRVKRTDYIGEFIYETLGEDGTPKLQLIQHEEGRIVEDEINGGWEYQYHLKDHLGNTRVSFTTKPKTHEFNLFYESTTGGTVNVAGQDKVDDTDLLSEEDAGNIYTNNVFDHTDEGGTYQNAYVLNGNNSSRAGSLVPVSVGAGDKVKVSVNVKLLNITSNEVNAPEGIGVILSALLTSHLIPGGTEASSSISNGYGSTGGLLGTNGFSIEDAQPMVFLNMLFIPEDGVSTITNSELKYKQVSDANDNWELLTLPEFTAPSSGTVMIYVSNESNTQLEAYFDDMQLTLKESPIIQADDYYPFGLAFNSYQRVTAKENKYLYNGKERISDLDLGWYDYGARMYMADVGRWGMIDPLADQMRRHSPYNYAFDNPIRFIDPDGMAPLDDYFDQNGNYLGSDNADTDNVKVIARSNWDMLKTTNEDGSETVDHDIGSYSSVDHSKSGISDEASVKIYDHYNTTDLPMESADLGTAEMSFAYKVRDGVPVEGSERMRVDLDNMKDSKISDHAEEIKSNFVHEGKHYSDYQETGAADFNMAGKTDAGHKAMERRAVNTQVNDPSFAKTRKAYQKGVVKYGVDNGYIPVPPKIKPKGL; from the coding sequence ATGAAATTAAAACTATATAGGAAATTTGTGTTCGGATTGTTTATTGTAATAATTTTTCAGTCTGAAATTTTAGCTCAAATTACTACGGTTCAAATTTTAGGACCTACTAAGGTGTCTCAGGGTGATCACGTAAGTTATAGAGTAGTGTTTAAAGACTATGAAGGACGTGATGTGGAGTCTCCACTTAATGACTATTGGGACTGGACTATTTGGGAAGAGCCTAATTTGAGTTATGATGTGTACCCTCAAGTGGTAAATACATCAAACTTTAAATGTGAGGTTATATGGGGATCTCCAGGTTTATATGAATTGGAGTTTGATATTAGAATGGATAATGATCTTGTATATGGAAATATTGAGGAAATAGTCAGGTTAAAAGTTAATGTGGAAGGAGGTGTTCCTAAGCCTATAGTGCATGTTTCAAATGGCGGTGTAGTGTCTAATGAAGATGATGTAATATTGTCAGTGGATAATTATACTTATGACTCGTATCAATGGATGGATTATTATGGGAATCCACTGGTTGGAGCTAATGGATCTACCTTTAAAACAAAGCAGCCAGGTAAATATAGTGTTAATGTCATTAAAGGAGATCAAAACTTTACGTCACAAATAAAAACTGTAGTAGATCGATCTACTATTCAGGAGGGGATGAATTACATCGTAACTAATAATATTCAAGTAGAGGGAGTGACGGCTCCAGAGTCAGATAGCATGAAAATATTATCTGTTAATGAAAATCAGGTTTTAATCAATTATTTTGATGGTCTAGGAAGGCCTATTCAGACTGTCTCAAAAGAGGCCTCTCCTATGTTAAAAGATATTGTTCAATCAATGGTATATGACGAATTCGGGAGGGAAGCAATAAAACTGCTTCCTTATACCAGTGAGAGTAATGGTTATTACAATATAAATGATTTAGATAGAACTGATCCAATTGGTGGAGGTGGGGATCTTTATGATTTTTACTTAGTACAAGACAAAGTTGCCCATTCGGAATACCCTTTTGCTATGACAAAATTTGATAAATCACCACTAAATTTAATAATGGAGCAAGGAAGTCCCGGGGAGGCGTGGCAAACAACAGGAAGTTTGATGTCTTTTGATCATTATCCCGTGGTCAATAATATCCATGCCGACAAAATGGAATATGAGACGAATAAGGCGAATGAAGTCTGGAGGTGGGATTATTTAGAAGGTAATATTGGTGAATTTGGAAGTATAATGGCACGTGGTCAAGAAGGTGCTGATTTGTTTTATGATGAAAATCAATTGTTTATAAAGAAAGTGTTTGACGCTGATTTGCACCAAACAATTGAGTATAAAAATAAGCAGGGGCAGATTGTGTTAAAAAGAACTGGGTTAGCACATACTTTTTATGTATATGATGATTTCGGGAACTTAAGAGTTGTGATACAGCCTGAAGGTGTTAATAGGTTGTTTAGAGAGAATTTGCGTATTCCTGATAAAGATTTTCTGGATAAATGGTGCTTTTTGTACAATTATGATAAACGTAATAGGATGGTGGGTAAAAAAATGCCAGGATCGGATTGGGTTTATATGGTGTATGATCAGAGAGATCGATTAGTGCTAACCCAGGATGGAAATCAGCGTCTACATAATCAAGATATTAATAAAAACAACCAATGGTCTTTTACTAAATATGATGCAATTAATAGGCCAATAGCTACAGGAATTTATGAAGATATAGAAAATACAAGCCAAGCAATGATGCAAGCATCATTAAATATTTCAATAGGAAGTACTTATGATTGGTATGAGGTCTTTGGAGGGACAATTTATGGTTATACAAATAATTCCTTTCCAACCAATGTATCAGCTTCAGATTATTTGACTATTACCTATTATGATAACTATGAATTTAAATCTTTATATTATTTTGGTAGTGATTTTGACTATGATCCAGAACAATTAATCAATGCCTTAAGTGCTCAAAGAACCTATTCTTTTCCAGAAGAAGAGTTCCGTCGGGTTAAAGGAAAGTTAACAGGAGGTATGAGTCGATTATTAGGAGGAGAGGAAAACGAATGGGTTAAATCTATTACTTATTATGATGCCAGATACCGTATTATTCAAACTATAAAGAATAATCTGATGCAAGGGTTTGATGTTTCAAGTAGTATTTATGATTTTTCAGGGAAGTCTATAAAGACAGCAATAAGCCATTCAACTGATTTCAATAGTATCAAAATTGAAAAATTATATTTTTACGATCATATTGGACGTTTAAATGAAATATCGCATGCAATAGATAATGAGCCAGCTATTTTACTTGTTAAAAATGAGTATAACGAACTTGGAGAGTTGGTGGATAAAAGATTGCATTCTGACGATAACGGCTTAAATTTTAAGCAATCAATTGATTACCGCTACAACATTAGAGGATGGTTGACCTCTATTAACAATTCAGAGCTTGCAATGGATGATACTAATGATGAGAGTGATGACTTTTGGGGTATGAATCTTTTTTATAATTATACAAAAAACGGATTCGAAATACCATGTTTCAATGGTAACTTATCAGGTGTTAAATGGAAAACAAAAAAAGATGCTGAGAGGTATGCTTATGGGTATCAATATGATGATATGAATAGAATTGTTTCTGCTCATTTTGTTAAGGGGAAACGTTACCCTGATGGACATTTTGAGGATGAAGGTTTGTATAATTTGGAGATCCTTCCATTAGGCAATGATCCTTCAGGATATGATTTAAATGGAAATATTTTAAACCTAAAAAGATATGGAGGGAAAAGAAATGAACCTGTAGCTATTGATTTACTATCTTATAATTATGAAGGGAATAAATTATTAAATGTCCATGATGCCGCGACGACAGAAGGCGGTTTTACAGACGGCATCAACACTACTGATGACTACACCTACGACGCTAATGGTAATATGACTCAAGATCTGAATAAGGGCATTGTAGAGATCACCTATAACCATCTTAACCTACCAGCTAAAGTATTAAAAGATGATGGTCAGTATATAGAATATACCTACGGTGCAGCGGGTATTAAGCTGGCTCAAGAGGTGTATGACTCAGAAGGGGTAAGGGTAAAGCGCACCGACTATATAGGAGAATTCATTTATGAAACTCTGGGAGAAGATGGCACGCCAAAACTACAGCTCATTCAACATGAGGAAGGCAGGATAGTGGAAGATGAAATCAATGGAGGATGGGAATATCAATACCATTTAAAAGATCATTTGGGTAATACCAGGGTGTCATTTACTACTAAGCCAAAGACACACGAGTTTAATCTATTCTATGAAAGCACCACAGGAGGTACTGTAAACGTAGCAGGACAAGATAAGGTAGATGATACCGATTTGCTGTCAGAAGAAGATGCGGGGAATATTTATACTAACAATGTTTTCGATCATACTGATGAAGGTGGTACTTACCAGAATGCCTATGTACTTAATGGTAACAATAGTTCACGTGCAGGTTCCTTGGTGCCTGTAAGCGTAGGTGCAGGAGATAAGGTAAAGGTATCTGTAAATGTAAAACTCTTAAACATAACCAGTAATGAGGTAAATGCCCCAGAAGGTATAGGAGTAATTTTAAGTGCATTACTTACTTCTCATCTTATACCAGGAGGCACTGAAGCATCCAGTAGTATTAGTAATGGTTATGGGAGTACAGGAGGCTTGCTAGGCACAAATGGATTTTCGATAGAGGATGCTCAACCCATGGTATTTCTTAATATGTTGTTTATACCAGAAGACGGGGTAAGCACAATAACCAATAGCGAACTAAAATATAAACAAGTATCAGATGCCAATGATAATTGGGAATTACTTACCTTGCCAGAGTTCACCGCCCCCTCATCCGGTACAGTGATGATCTATGTCAGCAACGAAAGCAACACCCAATTAGAAGCCTACTTCGATGATATGCAGCTGACATTAAAAGAATCCCCTATAATTCAGGCGGATGATTACTATCCCTTTGGTCTGGCTTTTAACTCCTATCAGAGGGTCACGGCGAAAGAGAATAAGTACTTATATAACGGTAAAGAAAGAATCAGTGATCTTGATTTAGGATGGTATGATTATGGAGCTAGGATGTACATGGCTGATGTTGGGAGATGGGGAATGATAGACCCATTGGCTGATCAGATGCGAAGGCACTCGCCATATAATTATGCTTTTGATAATCCGATTAGGTTTATTGATCCTGATGGGATGGCGCCACTTGACGACTATTTTGATCAAAATGGCAATTATTTAGGCTCTGATAATGCTGATACGGATAATGTAAAAGTGATAGCTAGAAGTAACTGGGACATGCTAAAGACAACAAACGAAGATGGAAGCGAGACAGTTGATCATGATATTGGCTCTTATTCATCAGTTGATCATTCAAAATCAGGAATTAGTGATGAGGCCAGCGTGAAAATCTATGATCATTATAATACAACAGATTTACCTATGGAGAGTGCTGATTTAGGAACAGCGGAAATGTCTTTTGCTTATAAAGTACGTGATGGAGTACCAGTAGAAGGAAGCGAAAGAATGCGAGTTGATCTTGATAATATGAAAGACTCAAAAATATCAGATCATGCTGAAGAAATAAAAAGCAATTTTGTGCATGAAGGGAAACACTATTCAGACTATCAAGAGACAGGTGCAGCTGATTTTAATATGGCAGGTAAAACTGATGCAGGTCATAAAGCCATGGAACGAAGAGCCGTTAATACACAGGTTAATGACCCATCTTTTGCAAAAACTAGAAAAGCTTATCAAAAAGGTGTTGTTAAGTATGGTGTTGATAATGGATATATACCTGTACCTCCCAAAATTAAACCAAAAGGGTTATGA
- a CDS encoding immunoglobulin domain-containing protein: protein MYSCKNSLITIVLLSISNICLSQYAYITGPDSVVLGGSATYNVVIPDEHGDVLTSQWYANAHSCNGCSVSYHLFRARYTFDQLGTKEIEFEYDSENYGSDLVWKDVIVYDPPQAPETPTIPIIISNCEKAVLTRGDVPEGETWFWQILDHSKVTTYGSGSTFEVGQSGWYYLRAKNNNTGIWSNYSSSIWVEVNEKPMQATGIAASRCLPGSVSLKASPGGSGTTIKWYAAAVGGSPVHIGLTFKTDNLSSSTTFYAASFNEEWGCECDYRESISAIVKDVLPNEPDPDSDYLCGDEGYIELKADAGNGANTIRWYSSNNDTSLLHTGTLYKTPSISKTTTYYISSYSSEEEGCESLRVPIVAAVNAVPMVDAGEDKELCTNEIVNLVGSPSGGIWSGLFVDNNVFSAINSGVGVYEVAYAYTENYDIGYCTGKDTIHFDVSLEAPEKPAYPKVFKNYWSEWKLIKSESPINERWCWQGSDLEARDITNVNNEYIANGTAQYYLRAQNIETSCWSDPTIIDVFIATENGYDGSIVNEPLGNN, encoded by the coding sequence ATGTATTCCTGTAAAAACAGTCTTATTACTATAGTACTATTATCTATTTCCAATATTTGTTTAAGCCAATATGCTTATATTACAGGGCCTGATTCAGTAGTTTTGGGAGGCAGTGCAACCTATAATGTAGTAATTCCAGATGAACATGGGGATGTTTTAACTTCTCAGTGGTATGCTAATGCACATTCATGTAATGGATGTAGTGTTAGTTATCACTTATTTCGTGCTAGGTATACATTTGATCAATTGGGAACTAAAGAAATAGAATTTGAATATGATTCAGAGAACTATGGTTCAGATTTGGTTTGGAAAGATGTTATAGTATATGATCCTCCTCAAGCTCCAGAAACGCCAACAATCCCAATAATAATAAGTAATTGCGAAAAAGCAGTTCTAACTCGGGGAGATGTTCCTGAGGGTGAGACTTGGTTTTGGCAGATACTTGATCATTCGAAAGTAACTACTTATGGATCTGGTTCCACATTTGAAGTAGGGCAGTCTGGCTGGTATTATTTGAGGGCTAAAAATAACAATACAGGGATATGGAGTAACTACTCAAGTAGTATTTGGGTAGAGGTTAATGAAAAGCCTATGCAAGCCACAGGAATTGCTGCTTCCAGATGTTTGCCGGGTTCAGTAAGCCTTAAAGCATCTCCGGGAGGAAGTGGAACAACAATTAAATGGTATGCTGCCGCCGTAGGAGGTTCTCCCGTTCATATCGGATTGACGTTTAAAACAGACAATTTGTCAAGTTCTACTACTTTTTATGCTGCGAGTTTTAATGAAGAATGGGGGTGTGAATGTGATTATAGAGAATCAATCTCTGCCATAGTGAAAGACGTACTCCCTAATGAACCCGACCCAGATAGTGATTACTTATGTGGGGATGAAGGATATATTGAACTTAAAGCAGATGCAGGAAATGGAGCAAATACGATTAGATGGTATTCATCTAACAATGATACATCATTATTACATACGGGAACCTTATATAAAACACCTTCAATTAGTAAAACAACTACTTATTATATTTCAAGTTATTCTTCTGAGGAAGAGGGGTGTGAAAGCCTTCGTGTGCCGATTGTTGCTGCTGTTAACGCTGTTCCTATGGTAGATGCTGGTGAAGATAAAGAACTTTGTACAAATGAAATTGTAAACTTAGTAGGTAGTCCATCAGGAGGAATTTGGTCTGGCCTCTTTGTTGATAATAATGTGTTTAGTGCTATTAATTCAGGAGTGGGTGTGTATGAAGTGGCATATGCATATACAGAAAATTATGATATCGGATATTGCACAGGAAAAGATACAATTCATTTTGATGTTAGCTTAGAAGCCCCAGAAAAACCAGCTTATCCTAAAGTATTTAAAAATTATTGGAGTGAATGGAAGCTTATTAAATCTGAATCTCCAATTAATGAAAGGTGGTGTTGGCAAGGTTCAGACTTAGAAGCAAGGGATATTACCAATGTTAATAATGAATACATTGCTAATGGAACTGCACAATATTATTTGAGAGCCCAAAACATAGAGACAAGTTGTTGGAGTGATCCAACAATTATTGATGTTTTTATAGCTACTGAAAATGGCTACGATGGGTCTATTGTAAATGAGCCTTTAGGAAATAATTAG